In Bordetella holmesii ATCC 51541, the following proteins share a genomic window:
- a CDS encoding ABC transporter family protein, whose amino-acid sequence MLRAKDLFITFNAGTPIETRALRGMSLDIPTGQFVTVIGSNGAGKSTFLNAVSGDLPIDSGNILINDVDVTRQPVWARATQVARVFQDPMAGTCEDLTIEENMVLAQCRGKRRGLSRAVKASMREHFRERLATLGLGLENRLGDRIGLLSGGQRQAVSLLMAALQPSRILLLDEHTAALDPRTADFVLQLTARIVAENNLTTMMVTHSMRQALDVGQRTVMLHQGQVVLDVSGDARKGMDVPDLLAMFERVRGEKLADDALLLG is encoded by the coding sequence ATGTTGCGCGCAAAAGATCTTTTCATCACGTTCAACGCCGGCACGCCTATCGAGACGAGGGCCTTGCGGGGCATGTCGCTGGACATTCCCACGGGGCAGTTCGTCACCGTGATCGGTTCCAATGGCGCGGGCAAGTCGACGTTTCTGAATGCCGTATCGGGTGACCTGCCCATCGACTCGGGCAACATCCTGATCAACGATGTCGATGTGACTCGCCAGCCGGTGTGGGCGCGGGCGACACAGGTCGCGCGGGTCTTTCAGGATCCTATGGCAGGCACCTGTGAAGACCTCACCATCGAAGAAAATATGGTGCTGGCGCAGTGCCGGGGCAAGCGGCGGGGCCTGAGCCGCGCGGTCAAGGCATCCATGCGGGAGCACTTCCGCGAGCGGCTGGCCACCTTGGGGCTGGGCCTGGAGAATCGTTTGGGCGATCGCATTGGCCTGCTGTCCGGCGGCCAACGGCAAGCGGTCAGCCTCCTGATGGCCGCCTTGCAGCCATCGCGTATCCTGTTGCTGGATGAGCATACCGCGGCGCTCGACCCGCGTACGGCGGATTTTGTACTCCAGCTGACCGCACGCATCGTCGCCGAGAATAACCTGACGACCATGATGGTGACCCACAGCATGCGTCAGGCCCTGGATGTCGGCCAACGCACGGTCATGCTGCACCAGGGGCAGGTGGTGCTCGATGTCAGTGGCGATGCCCGCAAAGGCATGGACGTTCCGGACCTCCTGGCAATGTTTGAGCGCGTGCGTGGCGAAAAGCTCGCCGATGACGCTTTGCTGCTGGGTTAA
- the modA gene encoding molybdate ABC transporter, periplasmic molybdate-binding protein: MIFSALAAVFVAASAQAADLTVSAASSLTNAFKELGQAYEAKHPGNKVAMNFAASDVLLRQIEQGAPTDVFASADQTAMDRAVQSKAVRPDTRVNFAANALVLIVPATGDSAVKSTADLKADKVKRVAYGNPASVPVGRYTQAALEKQGLWDAVSAKGVPAQNVRQSLDYVARGEVDAGFVFATDAAVMPDKVKVVEVVPTPQSITYPIALTTRDANTAAAQSFIDYARSPEGQAILARYGFKKP, encoded by the coding sequence TTGATTTTCTCGGCGTTGGCCGCCGTGTTTGTCGCCGCCAGCGCGCAAGCCGCCGACCTGACGGTTTCCGCCGCATCCAGCCTGACCAATGCCTTCAAAGAGCTGGGCCAGGCTTATGAGGCCAAGCATCCGGGCAACAAGGTCGCGATGAACTTTGCCGCGTCGGACGTGTTGTTGCGTCAGATCGAGCAGGGGGCGCCCACGGACGTCTTTGCGTCGGCCGACCAGACCGCGATGGACCGCGCCGTCCAGAGCAAGGCCGTACGTCCAGACACGCGCGTCAATTTCGCTGCCAACGCGCTGGTCTTGATCGTACCGGCCACGGGTGATTCTGCCGTCAAAAGCACGGCGGATCTGAAGGCCGACAAGGTCAAACGCGTGGCCTACGGCAACCCGGCCTCGGTGCCGGTTGGCCGTTACACTCAGGCTGCACTGGAAAAACAGGGCTTGTGGGATGCCGTTTCGGCCAAGGGCGTGCCCGCGCAGAACGTGCGTCAAAGCCTGGATTATGTGGCCCGCGGCGAGGTCGACGCCGGCTTCGTGTTCGCCACCGACGCCGCCGTCATGCCCGACAAGGTCAAGGTCGTCGAGGTTGTGCCCACGCCGCAGTCGATCACCTACCCCATTGCTCTGACCACACGCGACGCCAACACGGCTGCAGCCCAGTCGTTCATTGATTATGCCCGTTCGCCTGAGGGGCAGGCCATCCTGGCGCGTTACGGCTTCAAGAAACCTTGA
- the modB gene encoding molybdate ABC transporter, permease protein: MTDPVWVPLLLSLKVAGWATLISAVTGTAVGFWLARWRSPARELVDSVLTLPMVLPPTVLGYYLLVLLGRRGVLGQTLAEWGIELVFTWQGAVIAAAVVAFPLVLKGARTAFEQVDPQLEAAARVLGLRESSVFFRVSLPLAMRGIMAGVLLAFARALGEFGATLMVAGNLPGRTQTLSIAIYEAVQAGDDGTANLLVLITSVTCVAALLLASRLMPRRRGMA, translated from the coding sequence ATGACCGACCCGGTATGGGTCCCTCTGCTGCTGTCGCTCAAGGTCGCCGGCTGGGCCACCTTGATCAGCGCGGTAACTGGCACGGCCGTGGGTTTCTGGCTCGCGCGTTGGCGCTCGCCGGCGCGTGAACTCGTCGACTCTGTGTTGACCTTGCCCATGGTGCTGCCGCCCACCGTGCTCGGCTATTACTTGCTGGTGCTGCTCGGACGCCGTGGCGTCCTGGGTCAGACCTTGGCGGAGTGGGGCATAGAGCTGGTGTTTACCTGGCAGGGGGCGGTCATTGCGGCTGCCGTGGTGGCGTTTCCTCTGGTACTCAAAGGGGCTCGGACGGCGTTCGAGCAGGTGGATCCGCAGTTGGAGGCCGCCGCTCGCGTGCTGGGTCTGCGGGAGTCGTCGGTGTTTTTTCGCGTGAGCCTGCCACTGGCCATGCGCGGGATCATGGCAGGAGTTCTCCTGGCGTTCGCGCGGGCATTGGGCGAGTTCGGCGCCACGCTGATGGTGGCCGGCAATCTCCCCGGGCGCACTCAGACACTCTCCATCGCCATCTATGAAGCGGTGCAGGCAGGCGATGACGGCACGGCCAATTTGCTGGTGCTGATTACCTCGGTGACCTGTGTGGCGGCCTTATTGCTGGCCAGCCGTCTGATGCCTCGCCGCAGGGGGATGGCATGA
- a CDS encoding putative membrane protein — MNTGGMILGGMALSNALVGLAGALFAQTQGGADISMGIGTIVIGLATVIVGESILPSRRLVLATLAVIIGAIVYRFFIALALNSDFIGLKAQDLNLVTALLVTIALVIPMLKRRLLGKKGR; from the coding sequence GTGAATACGGGCGGCATGATTCTGGGCGGGATGGCGCTGTCCAATGCACTGGTCGGCCTGGCTGGCGCCCTGTTTGCCCAAACCCAGGGTGGCGCAGACATCTCCATGGGCATAGGCACCATCGTGATTGGCCTGGCTACCGTGATCGTCGGAGAAAGCATTCTGCCGTCGCGCCGCCTGGTCCTGGCCACGCTGGCCGTCATCATTGGCGCTATCGTCTATCGCTTCTTCATCGCCTTGGCACTCAACAGTGATTTCATCGGTCTGAAGGCGCAGGATCTGAATCTGGTCACGGCATTGCTGGTGACCATTGCATTGGTCATTCCCATGTTGAAGCGCCGCCTGCTCGGCAAGAAGGGGCGCTGA